In Tursiops truncatus isolate mTurTru1 chromosome X, mTurTru1.mat.Y, whole genome shotgun sequence, the following proteins share a genomic window:
- the LOC101326811 gene encoding melanoma-associated antigen 10-like, producing the protein MPWSTSDGSSSIQGEEGTHSLQASAHTKSLFRGLLDEKVADLLHFMVLKYRLKEPFTKAEMLKVVIKKDKNQFPVIFKKASKCLEVISGIDVKEVDPKIHSYVLVNSLDLTHDEMHSDDQSMPKNGLLAIILGVIFIEGNCAPEENIWDFLNTINVYAGREHFIYGEPRKLITRDWVQENYLEYRKVSNSDPPRYEFLWGPRAYAEISKVKVLEFLVKVKGTDRISFSHWYEEALRDDEESRGPSWPLG; encoded by the coding sequence ATGCCATGGAGCACATCAGATGGAAGCTCCAGCATCCAAGGAGAAGAGGGCACACACTCTCTCCAGGCCTCAGCACACACCAAATCCTTGTTCAGAGGCCTGCTGGATGAAAAGGTGGCTGATTTGTTGCATTTCATGGTCCTCAAATATCGACTGAAGGAGCCCTTCACAAAGGCAGAAATGCTGAAGGTTGTCATCAAAAAGGACAAAAACCAATTCCCTGTGATCTTCAAGAAAGCTTCTAAGTGCCTAGAGGTGATCTCTGGCATTGATGTGAAGGAAGTGGACCCCAAAATCCACTCCTATGTCCTTGTCAACTCATTAGACCTCACCCATGATGAGATGCATAGTGATGACCAGAGCATGCCTAAAAATGGCCTCCTGGCAATCATCCTGGGTGTGATTTTCATAGAGGGCAACTGCGCCCCTGAGGAAAACATCTGGGATTTCTTGAATACGATAAACGTGTATGCTGGGAGGGAGCACTTCATTTATGGGGAGCCCAGGAAGCTCATCACCAGAGACTGGGTGCAGGAGAATTATCTGGAGTACCGGAAGGTGTCTAATAGTGATCCTCCACGGTACGAATTCCTGTGGGGTCCAAGGGCCTATGCTGAAATCAGCAAGGTGAAAGTTCTGGAATTTTTGGTCAAGGTCAAAGGAACTGACCGCATTTCCTTCTCACACTGGTATGAGGAGGCTTTAAGAGATGACGAAGAGAGTCGGGGCCCCAGTTGGCCCCTTGGATAG